From the genome of Thermaerobacter marianensis DSM 12885:
TCACGGTGCGCATCGTGGTCACCTACGGCGTGCCGATTCCGGAAGTCGCCCGGACGGTCATGCGGCGCGTGGGGGAGGCGGTGCGCCGCGCCGTGGGGGAAGAACGGGTCCGGGTGCACGTCCACGTGGCGGGCGTGCGGGTTCCGCCGGGGGCCTTGCCCGGCACGGGAGGTCCTGGCGGCGGCCCGGGTGCGGCCGCGGGCGGGTCGCCCGGTCCGGCGCCCGGCCAGGGCGGGGCGGCCGGACCGGGAGCGCGGCGGCCGTCCGGGGCAGAGCCGGGCCAGCCGCCGGCGCGTTGACGGGTGCCGGCGTG
Proteins encoded in this window:
- a CDS encoding Asp23/Gls24 family envelope stress response protein, which gives rise to MLEFPTEHGRIAISDEVIAGIAGAALAECHGVAGTVPRGWRQGLAGLLGTDAHGRGVEVASAEGEGIDITVRIVVTYGVPIPEVARTVMRRVGEAVRRAVGEERVRVHVHVAGVRVPPGALPGTGGPGGGPGAAAGGSPGPAPGQGGAAGPGARRPSGAEPGQPPAR